From a single Nicotiana tomentosiformis chromosome 2, ASM39032v3, whole genome shotgun sequence genomic region:
- the LOC104091315 gene encoding ATP synthase gamma chain, chloroplastic, which yields MSCSNLTMLVSSKPSLSDSSALSFRSSVSPFQLPNHNTSGPSNPSRSSSVTPVHCGLRDLRDRIESVKNTQKITEAMKLVAAAKVRRAQEAVVGARPFSETLVEVLYNINEQLQTDDIDVPLTKVRPVKKVALVVVTGDRGLCGGFNNYLIKKAEARIRDLKALGIDYTIISVGKKGNSYFIRRPYIPVDKFLEGSNLPTAKDAQAIADDVFSLFVSEEVDKVELLYTKFVSLVKSEPVIHTLLPLSPKGEICDINGNCVDAANDEFFRLTTKEGKLTVERDIIRTKTTDFSPILQFEQDPVQILDALLPLYLNSQILRALQESLASELAARMSAMSSATDNATELKKNLSRVYNRQRQAKITGEILEIVAGADALV from the coding sequence ATGTCTTGCTCAAATTTGACAATGTTGGTATCCTCAAAACCATCTCTTTCTGACTCCTCTGCACTTTCTTTCCGCTCTTCTGTCAGCCCTTTTCAGCTTCCTAACCACAACACATCAGGCCCTTCAAACCCCTCAAGATCATCATCAGTCACCCCTGTTCACTGTGGTCTTCGTGATCTACGTGATCGGATTGAATCAGTCAAGAACACCCAGAAAATTACTGAGGCTATGAAGCTTGTTGCTGCTGCTAAAGTCAGAAGAGCTCAAGAAGCTGTTGTGGGTGCTAGGCCTTTCTCTGAGACTTTGGTTGAGGTCCTTTACAACATTAATGAGCAGCTTCAAACTGATGACATTGATGTTCCCCTCACCAAAGTAAGACCTGTGAAAAAAGTGGCTTTGGTTGTTGTCACTGGTGACCGTGGTCTTTGTGGTGGTTTTaacaactacctcatcaaaaaaGCTGAGGCTAGGATTAGAGATTTGAAAGCTCTTGGCATTGATTACACTATTATCAGTGTTGGCAAAAAGGGTAACTCTTATTTCATCCGCAGGCCTTACATTCCTGTAGATAAGTTCCTTGAAGGAAGCAATTTGCCCACTGCTAAAGATGCTCAGGCCATTGCTGATGATGTTTTCTCGCTTTTCGTGAGTGAAGAGGTTGACAAAGTTGAGCTTTTGTACACAAAGTTTGTGTCTTTAGTGAAATCTGAGCCAGTGATTCACACCCTGCTTCCATTGTCACCAAAGGGAGAGATTTGTGACATCAATGGGAACTGTGTTGATGCAGCAAATGATGAGTTCTTTAGGTTGACAACAAAGGAAGGAAAATTGACAGTGGAAAGAGACATTATAAGGACTAAAACAACTGATTTTTCGCCAATCTTGCAATTTGAGCAGGACCCTGTTCAGATTCTTGATGCCTTGCTTCCACTTTACTTGAACAGTCAAATCTTGAGGGCATTGCAGGAGTCATTAGCCAGTGAGCTTGCTGCTAGGATGAGTGCCATGAGCAGTGCAACAGATAATGCAACTGAATTGAAGAAGAACCTCTCTAGAGTCTACAACAGACAGCGTCAGGCAAAGATTACAGGAGAAATATTGGAGATTGTTGCTGGAGCAGATGCCTTGGTTTAA